A part of Miscanthus floridulus cultivar M001 chromosome 6, ASM1932011v1, whole genome shotgun sequence genomic DNA contains:
- the LOC136460807 gene encoding molybdate transporter 2-like — translation MPVQPMKSIAAVALSSAHLTVPQIMAAGLAVAAVLLVLGATGLMTCIYRLLPLPVVRGVQLSQGLSFTFTAVKYVRYVQDLSRSSSASTAAARPLLGLDGLVLTLAALLLLKVEARGRHGMDADSVTFFSSEARREQNVQY, via the exons ATGCCGGTGCAGCCCATGAAGTCGATCGCCGCCGTCGCGCTCTCCTCCGCGCACCTCACCGTCCCGCAAATCATGGCCGCGGGGCTCGCGGTCGCCGCCGTGCTGCTCGTCCTCGGCGCCACGGGCCTCATGACGTGCATCTACCGCCTCCTCCCGCTCCCCGTCGTGCGCGGCGTCCAGCTCTCGCAGGGGCTCTCCTTCACCTTCACCGCCGTCAAGTACGTCCGCTACGTCCAGGACTTATcgcgctcctcctccgcctccaccgccgcggcgcgcccgctcctcggcctcgacggccTGGTCCTCACGCTCGCCGCGCTGCTCTTAT TGAAGGTTGAAGCGCGGGGGCGACATGGGATGGACGCAGATTCAGTGACTTTTTTCAGCAGTGAAGCCAGGCGGGAGCAGAATGTGCAGTACTGA